The Spirochaetaceae bacterium region AACTATCACCCCGCTTTTAGCGGGGTTGACGGCGGTGATGATACCGGGCGACATAACGTTAAGTTCTTTATGAACTTTTTTCTCTACGGTCTGCATTAGGCGGTATAGCTTATGGGCTGCGGATTCTAGGGGGTTAAATAACCCAGTGGTATCTAACATTTTTTACTCCTTAAATGTAAATAATTGATAACTGAAAGGTGAAAACTGAAAGTGGACAGCTTTTTAATTCTTAATTCTCACCTTTCACCTTTCAGTTACCACTACTCAATTACGGGTTACTGTTTTTTCACTTGAGGAGAAAGTTTTAATTTTTTTTGATATTTTTTTGTTAAGGGTAAAAGCGACTAAAAATAGTTACCGAAGTAATTCTGCTCTTGACAAAGCCGCTAAAAATGATGACAATAGAATATCTTGTAATAAGGAATTAATAATAAATTGTCAACCAAAGAAGAAGCCATAGAAGTAGAAGGTTTAGTTAGAGAGGCCTTGCCTAACACAGTATTTAAAGTAGAACTAGGCAGCGGCCACACCATTATGGCGCACCTTTCCGGTAAAATGCGTAAACATTACATTAGAATTGTACCCGGCGATAGAGTGAAGGTGGCCCTTTCGCCCTACGATTTAACACGCGGCCGTATTATCTTTAGAGAGCGTTAATTGTAAACTGCTTTTTGTAAAATAGGGTAGCTTTACATCATTTTAATACGTCATTTTAGTATTATAATTCATGCAATATCTATACTGGTATTTTATTGCGGTTAATAAATTAGTAACCGCTTTGTAATTTATTTTGAGTTGACTAATCTTGTAGCGTAATTTATACTTACTATGTATTTTTTTAAAACAAAGGAGAAATAGTAAGATGTTATTTATCATAGGAGTTATTGTGGTTTTAGCGGCGCTATCGGTAGCGGCCAAAGCCGTAAAAACGATAGAAGGTAAAACCTTAGAGATAAAGGCTTTAAGCGGTAATACTAAAGTAGCCGAAGCCGAAGTAAAATTACTAGAGGTAGAGATGGCTAAAAAAACCGCCGCCGCGGCGGCCATTGCCGCGGTGATAGCTGCCCTTTTAGTAACATTGGGTGCAAGAGGTTTTATCTTTAGGGGGTTTAGTCCTGTACGTGGTGTGGGACGTTTCGGTGGCGGCCCAATGTGGGGTACTGGTTACGGTTATGGTTATGGTCCGATGATGGGCGGTAGGTTTGGTGGCGGCCCAATGGCTAATTTTACCGGCGGCGGCCAGCTTAATATGGTATTGATGGTGCTGGGTTTAGCTATTATCATTATTACTACGGTAGCGGCCGTAAAAGTTGTAAAATCGGCTTTAGCGGCTAATCAAGCTTCGCTGACAGCGGTAAAAGAAGTAAAGATAATCCAAACCGGCTCAGAAATTAATTAGCTAATTACAGAGTAGTTTAAATAAAAAAGAGCGGTGAAAGCCGCTCTTTTTTGTGCCAATCGTTTTATATTATTTTATATGACTACATTATTTAGCAGATAGCGCCCATTATTTACACCTTATAATATAATTACATATTTTGATTGTATTTTTACTTGGCAAATTATTTTTTTATTGCTATATATTATGTATCTTTTGAAATAAAAAATAGTTGAGGTGAGATCATGGTACTAATATTTATAGCTATGGGAATGCTATTTATAGTAATATTGTTGTGGTTTATGAAAAAAGGAGCCGAGCCGTTACTTAAAGCAGCCGAAGAAGCGGAAAAGATGGCTAAAGAAGGAGTGGAGGGAGATATAGAAGCCTTGAAGACTGCTGTGACGGAGTTAGAAAAGATTATAGGGGAAAAAGGAGAGAGTGATGATGACATACTACAGAAAGCAAAGGATATTATAAAAGCAGCAAAGAATGAAATAGGCAAGCAGATTAAAACAGCAAAAGAAGAGAGAGAAAAAGAGAAAAATGAAATAAAAGAACAAGTAAGGCAAAAAAAAGTTATGTTAAAGGAGCAAAAAGCTAAAGTAAAGTCTGTAGAATCTGAGATAAAAACAAGAGAGCATAAGTTAGAAAAAGAAGAAGATGCGTTAAAGGGTATAGAAACGAAAAAGGAAAGAATACAAAACGAAATAGAAGAAAAGGAAAAAAAGATAAAAATATTACAAGATGATTTAAATAAAAAAAAGCAGGACTTAGAGTCATTAGAAAATAAACCAGATAAACAGTTATCAAATGAAGTAAAAAAACTAGAGGATAAATTAAATACACAGACAGGGAAATTGGCTACTTTGAAAAGCAGAGAGGAAGAGATAAAAAGAGAGTTAAGTAAAATAAAAGAGGAAATAAATAAATTAACTAGTGAGCTAAATGAACAAAAAGAAGAGCTAGTAACGGCAAATGCTCAAGAAGCGACAGCAGAAAAGGATATAGAGGGGGAAGAGGATAAGCTGGAAAGAGCAAAAGATAAACAAAAAGAGAATGAGAATAAAATAAAAAACATAAAAATTGGAATTAAAAACGTAGAGGATATACTTAAGGAAAAAGCGATAGCAGAAGCTATGGCGGCAGCAAAATCTACAGCAAAATTAGGATTTAAAGCTGGTATAGGAGCCGGAATAGGAGCTGGAGTTGGGGTTATAACTGGAGTGGTAATAGGTATAATAATAGTAGGTGAAGGGGCTGAAAGGGCCGCAATGATTGCTGCAATAGGTGCAGTAGCAGCATTAGGTTTAGGACTAGGAATACCTCTTGGAGCATCTTTTGGAGTAGAATTAATGAGGATAATGGAGTACAAGTTTAAAGTTAAAAAAATAGAAGTAAAAGTAAAGAAAATACTCATAATAC contains the following coding sequences:
- the infA gene encoding translation initiation factor IF-1 — encoded protein: MSTKEEAIEVEGLVREALPNTVFKVELGSGHTIMAHLSGKMRKHYIRIVPGDRVKVALSPYDLTRGRIIFRER